The Gouania willdenowi chromosome 14, fGouWil2.1, whole genome shotgun sequence nucleotide sequence aactataaaatactgtactattttccttttatttttcattgtcaaaataatcccttgataaactattcagaacaatgcaatttaactagaaataaatcttgaatgaaatgaataaaggaataatacaaatgaagaagaagcctattaatttaacttctggttctatagtaaacaatgcaaaactgcataatagttatgtatgtaaatgtattttgtgccttaacaattggacttaaaccGTCCCAGTTGGACTTAAAacatcccaaccgaccactggtgacccagtggtcagttgggatgcagctattctgtgcagtgaagaagagatgctatgctagcagacagagctaatagaaaaacgtgacattcacgtaatattacagatattctttcggtgctaaaggggtaaggaataatttatgaacatgtttaagagtagaaggcggccagaaagaaagtagaagcagattccacccgccgCCAACATTTCTGGATAGcgtcctctgctggttaaaaaaagtactgcgattcaattttcagaaaatcgatatcaaccgtgatacctatgaatcgaattttaactgccttacgattaatcgctACATCCCTAATCGGTATCAAATCGcaagtaaaaaagttgtatcgggacatccctatcaattacagtaatgtgctTACTTGTGtcatccattactttcaccttggCAAATGACAACatcaaaagtgaaataaatgtatatatatatatatatatatatatatatatatatgtgtatctATATATGTGTATCGTGTCTTTCTGATGCAGCCCAGACCTGATCCCAGCATTTAAAGACGTTACACTGGAGTCGATTAAAGGGGCCggtgctgctcctgctgcctccactcctgctgctgctgctgccgccccAGGCAGCTCCTACCCATCACACCTGAAGGTACCAGTGCTTCCGCATAAACATAAACACAGCacaaatttaatatttatttacagtcaCAGTGTTGTGTCATCCTGGCTGTAGTTTGATCAGGGTTGGAagaaaatgttcatttattcTTAGTTTTCGTcttttaacaaaataattaatataattataataataacatctGTTTCTCACTTAAGTTTGGCTTTGgttgaatacattttaaagggatcctccactgtttttactagAGATGCACCGAATAGAAAGTTTTAGGCCAAAGCCGAATATAGAATGTGGTTAAGTTTTGCATAAATaacctagaatacatttttagacatgtttttttaaagaaagtaaatgtttattgaatattctgacattttttaaatattccgaatgtggcttttttttgcaatattcagcCGACCATATTCCCCCACCGaattttcggtgcatccctagtttttacaaatgtggcctaaaacctttgaaatgtaattattatttgatctgtacctaacaaaacacattattttgcaccatatttgttttattaacttgggactactttacagtatTAAAACCATCTGTTCCACGATCTTGAAATCACGTCacacactgcctgtaaacattccattgttttctattggagtgaagcatgattcagcctgatttttagatcatttagcagctttttcagtcaaaataccaacttgtgctacttttggttgctctaaaaaaaaacaggaaaatgttaaagatgtcgatgtaaaccttaTTTGTTTAACTTAAGAGGatccaaacctttttttgggTCACTTCTGTTTAATTATagaatatattaaatataattgaaCACTAATATTAAAACTCAATCGTTTGTGTtgtttaaatgcaaaataaaaatggttatGGAACTTGGTAGAAAACAATATAAATCCTTGTTCTTTCTGTTATTCGTGTTGACATTGTGCTGATGTGTAATAATGTGGCTGTCGGGTTAGGAAAATGACTTTTTATGTGGCCCCCACTATGATATAAGTTGATGATCCTTTTggaaaatatcataaaacatgAAAGTAAATTTCCAATTCACTtctgttgttggtttttgtgattgttaggatagataaatagatgaatgaataaaataattaggAATGACTTCAATGCTTTGATTGTGCATGTGAAGTTTCTAAAAAGAATCAGAAAGGCTGattaatgttttagtttttttaattgtgtaacATATGATATGTGATGAATTTACCgtgttgttttattcatttactgacaaaaaatataataagaaataaataaaaggtgcTAAATACTGCTAATGTGGTATAAATAGATAATATTGGCGATTAGAATGAGTCAGCAGTGTGAATGTGTGCACAGATCGCTCTTCCCGCCCTCTCCCCCACCATGACCATGGGAACAGTTCAGCGCTGGGAGAAGAAGGTCGGAGAAAAGCTGAGTGAAGGAGACTTATTGGCCGAGATTGAAACGGACAAGGCGACCATTGGTGAGTCACTAGACatgaaggtgtgtgtgtctgtgtctgttagcctgtgtgtgtgtgtttgaatggtttgatttgtttgtttgtatttgaaTTCCTTCAATAAATAAAGATGCCTGTAAGACCAATAAGGTGGTAgtatctgcaaataatatacaCTTCAGTAAATATGACACTGACATGATATCATtcaataaataagataaatatttatttatgtaaggGTTTGAGGTGCAGGAGGAGGGATATTTGGCTAAGATCCTGATCGCAGAGGGAACACGGGACGTTCCTCTTGGAGCACCGCTCTGTATCATCGTGGAAAAAGAAAGTGATATTGCTGCCTTCAAGGATTACGTAGAGACTGGCGTAGCAGAGGTGGCCACGCCCCCACCAGCTCCAGTCCCAGCTCCTGCTCCGGTCAGACACACACATGTGAAGCTTTCATCCAGTGTGATGTATTACGGCGTCACTGAGCAGCTTTTCTGTTTATACTGAAGGCTGCTGCAGCAGCTCCCGTAGCAGCGTCTGTGGCTCCGCCTACTGCAGCCCTGGCCACGCCCAGGAAGGGCCGCATGTTCGCTAGCCCCCTCGCCAAAAAACTAGCGGCAGAGAAAGGGATCGAGCTGGCCCAGGTCAGCGGTGAGTATTACAAACCTTTGAGCTAAATGCTAATATTGATCTTGGAGGAATGTTTGGGTATCAGGTGATGATGTTTGTTCTCTGTgcaggttctggtcctgatggacgtGTGACTCGGAAAGATATCGAGAGCTTTGTTCCACCAAAGGCAGCTCCTGTAAGTCAAACTAAACTCTCCACCTTTTCATTTACTTGGTTAGCTTTAGCATGCGTGCAGCTACTAAACACCTGCAGAAAACCTTATTCTGATAAAATTCAGTCTGGGAACACTTTTGTTTCTTCTGCTTATTTGacaaaatattgttgttttagtcattttgacctgtttgcatttaatATCAGCCTGGTTTTTGTTGTGTGAAAATAAACACCATTAGCCTcaagctaagctaactgctttagttgctttgtttttgtttccctTATATGAGTTAAAgcaaaattattctaaaaaaagaCCAAAGATTGTTGATTTATTGTCCCAAGGTGAACAAATGTTCTTCTGGGACAGAAAAACCTCATTTAGCgcttatttgtatattttctgtactGTTATCTTGACCAAtatccattatttatttatttcatttctgtatttgtgtttagCTTTGTGGCTGCTGTAACGTGTGAATCAAATGAAGTATAATCTAATGTAAAGTTAATGATTTATTAACCAACAGACTCTTAAATTAATACTGGTtaattggctttttttttgcttctattATGTTGCACACATGAGCAACTGGAGGTTTgcgggccacatgcagcccactgtttaattttgtgcggccctaCAAACAAATCCCCCCccaaaaatgtgaaacacataaaatgttgtttttttaatgcatgtgCTGTGTTTAAAGCCACTCAGAttattgtttggttgtttcctaattgtttagtttttaatgctaatattaaaaCTCAGTaattagtaatagtaatggtaatttaattttctgttattAGTGTTTAGAGTCATTATAGACGTAGGGACAAATGACAGGTTTTCTGTAAACTGTTCCCATGTCGTCCGTTTTTCTTCCTCCTTGTGCGTCTCtgttttaatgaaattgtaaatcTCTGGCAGGCTGTAGCTGCTGCTCCGGCTCCCGTCACTGCTGCAGCTGCTCCAACACCTGCTGCTGCGCCAGCTGGAACCTTCACAGACATCCCCATCAGCAACATCCGCAAGGTGAGGACTAACAGACCCCACTTACGGGGGCCAAATCCCACCATTTAGAGTTCAGACCATCGacttcggcctgcaggagaaagttaaaaaagacaggaaaaaacatacattattgtccaaatgaccaaataattcagttgtagatatctcagctcaGATATCTAAAAACAATTCACATGAAATTCAATTATCACTTGcgtttatcacatgactgcagtcattttctttctgaaattgttcaaagaactcaattttcctgaaattatttcacataattttcccatattacataaaaattggtcacaaaatcaatgaaattgaaaaaagaaaatcctgatacctgtcacttattgcctaaatattgttggtgccttacatacatAGTGTACAGTTAAAACTTcgggacattaatgttgaaattgcttgttttttcgcctaaaatctgtggcccagttaagatcaaactacttagTTTCAGACGCTCTTTTCATTCACTATTAATGTCCCAATGGCCCAGGTTAGCACAGCTCATTCTTCTCCACAATCATGTCCAAATGAAAgtctgagtgtgtttgtgttttctgcAGGTCATCGCTCAGAGGTTGATGCAGTCCAAGCAGACCATCCCCCACTATTATCTGTCTGTAGACGTCAACATGGACCAAGTGCTGGAGCTGCGGACAGAGCTAAACGCAGTGAGTCAAAGGGTTTCCATTAATCCTTCCGCTGCATCATAACTGAGTCCACACTGCCCtctacaggaagtcaaagcccaGAACATCAAACTCAGCATCAATGACTTTTTGATCAAAGCCAGTGCCCTGGCCTGCCTGAAGGTTCCCGAGTGTAACTCCTCCTGGATGGACACCGTCATCCGCCAGTGAGTAAACACATGACATGGAGTTACACTGGGTTAGGGGGGTAATGACATAGTGTTGGCCTCACAAATCAATAAAGAAATCCACGCTGAATCAACTCTTCTGATGGGATCAGTTTAATCCCGTTTTTTGGATCAAAGTGATCCCAAACTTTCGAAAtacccaaaataaaggtttgatCCGGATCAAAACCAAGATTGGATTATGTTTTTGGACACAGTTTTTTCCAGCACTTCtttttttaaggaatacatCAAAGCAGCTACTAATAGCTTTCattaaagcaaataaataaaaccgtaacatttttttttttaaacaaaagatAATATTAACTTGCTGGAGTTACAAGGGAattcattttctctttcaaaaaacccattttcaagatttgatcCAGGTTGTTATCCAGAATcagagctgattttttttttttttttttttttaaaccaggcCCTAATTATTGATTATGAGGCCGACTGTGTTttcatctgatttaaaaaaaaaaaaatatatatatatatatatatatatcgtctCAAGTTGATTCTTTTTAGATCAGTTACTTACCTGTTACACACCTGATGTTAACAACTGTTGGACTAAAGCATTAGTGCATTTTTATGTTGAAGcgtaacaaaataaatcatgttttttattataattttttatttgctaGCATATTTTTGTGCAGCAGAGGGCGCTCTAAGTCCCAGTTCTTGTTAATTAATTCCCTCTGACAACTTTTTTCCAGGAACCACGTGGTGGACGTGAGCGTAGCAGTGAGCACAGACAACGGCCTCATCACACCCATCGTGTTTAACGCTCACACCAAAGGACTCGCTGCCATCACCAGAGACGTGTCGGCGCTCGCCGCTAAAGCCAGAGACGGAAAGCTGCAGCCTCATGAGTTCCAGGTTAAACACATGATGAGATCCAGTGAACCACGTCCCTGCTCCTAACGCTGCTGtggtgtttttcttttccagGGAGGAACTTTCACCATCTCTAATTTAGGAATGTTTGGCATCAAGAACTTCTCCGCCATCATTAACCCTCCTCAGGCCTGTATCCTCGCTGTGGGAGGATCAGAGAAGAGACTCATGCCTGCTGACAACGATAAAGGGTCAGTGTTCTGTTCACCCACTCAATAACTCTCACTACACATCTtatgtcattaaaaaataacaagttAATTagaactttatttacattatgtttattaaaaatcaCTCATTCTAGTTCACAGTCTTAATAGCAACAAGGGTTATAATTAAATGGTAatacaataaagatcattaacaaTATAAGTAACGCAAACAAAggttcaaaaaaagaaagaattagAATTATTGCTAATAGTTGTGACAGCTTATTAATTGAATACCTCTGCATGGGTCGCAAtcattaatatacatttcttatttgttattaacttaaaataataatcaacttGAATAATTAAgatgtttttagtttaattaacaTTAGTGGATGTGAAACTTCCCTGTTAACATATGAATAACTTTCCTGAAAATAAGTtgactgaataaattaaacctcgactgtttttaacaaatgtggcctaaaatctttgaaatgtccttattagaaaatctgtctaacaaaacacataattttgcaccatattgattttattaactttataaaatgggactactttacagttttagagtctgtgttccaccattttgaaatcatgtgattgatgatgtcacagggccccactgcctgtaaacatctctttgttttttatttggtgtgaaaaattcagcctgatttttagatcatttagtagatttttagatcatttagcagctttttagatcatttagtagatttttagatcatttagcagctttttagataatttagtagatttttagatcatttagcagcttttttagatcatttagtagatttttagatcatttaacagctttttagatcatttagcagcttttttggtcaaaatgctaACTTTGTGCTGCGTTTGGTTTCTCTAAATAattaggaaaagttaaagatgtcgatgtaaaccttaTTTGACCGCAGGAGgagacagttccaactctgtggtttggtagttgacaatgaagcagagaggaagagctcagtgtgctgacacgctctggtggctgaagttagcgagtaaatcacggactgtttttgtcttcaacagtccatggttttactcgctaacttcagccaccagagcgcgTCAGCACACTGAGCTCTtctcaaagattttaggccacatttgtgaaaatggtgaaggatccctttaacaatAAGtagaattttttaaaatcaaggtaaactagaatatttgcatttcctgaagaaaacgcAAGTTAGGATGCAGATGCTGGCCCGCGTCTTTAAACACTGCatgagcattagcctagcattagcctaacattaacatttgctaGAATTCGCATTAGCCAAgaaatagcattagctagcatgaacaattacctagcattagcttagcattaaccatCAGAcactgaatatttaaaaaaatgtaatggtggaaaacagctgaagttcaaagTTGAAGTCGTTAAATCTTAAAACTCTGAAAATCTCAATCAAaatgaatggggacatttttgaacaaat carries:
- the dlat gene encoding dihydrolipoyllysine-residue acetyltransferase component of pyruvate dehydrogenase complex, mitochondrial; translated protein: MLRLVLRLRPSSGLSRTRVLSAGPAAGAGLASRSVPGGGSLRRLHRGSGTRVAVTLGPGFFHRAAPLQGKRFYCLPPHQKVELPALSPTMQTGTIARWEKKEGDKICEGDLIAEVETDKATVGFEMLEECYLAKILVSEGTRDVNIGSVICITVDSPDLIPAFKDVTLESIKGAGAAPAASTPAAAAAAPGSSYPSHLKIALPALSPTMTMGTVQRWEKKVGEKLSEGDLLAEIETDKATIGFEVQEEGYLAKILIAEGTRDVPLGAPLCIIVEKESDIAAFKDYVETGVAEVATPPPAPVPAPAPAAAAAPVAASVAPPTAALATPRKGRMFASPLAKKLAAEKGIELAQVSGSGPDGRVTRKDIESFVPPKAAPAVAAAPAPVTAAAAPTPAAAPAGTFTDIPISNIRKVIAQRLMQSKQTIPHYYLSVDVNMDQVLELRTELNAEVKAQNIKLSINDFLIKASALACLKVPECNSSWMDTVIRQNHVVDVSVAVSTDNGLITPIVFNAHTKGLAAITRDVSALAAKARDGKLQPHEFQGGTFTISNLGMFGIKNFSAIINPPQACILAVGGSEKRLMPADNDKGFSVSSMMSVTLSCDHRVVDGAVGAQWLAEFRKFLEKPVTMLL